Proteins from a single region of Elgaria multicarinata webbii isolate HBS135686 ecotype San Diego chromosome 23, rElgMul1.1.pri, whole genome shotgun sequence:
- the MARCHF2 gene encoding E3 ubiquitin-protein ligase MARCHF2 isoform X2, whose amino-acid sequence MTTGDCCHLPGSLCDCPGGAALSKSVEDADLGRPQYITQVTAKDGRLLSTVIKALGTQSDGPICRICHEGGSGEGLLSPCDCTGTLGAVHKSCLEKWLSSSNTSYCELCHTEFVVERRPRPLTEWLKDPGPRNEKRTLFCDMVCFLFITPLAAISGWLCLRGAQDHLQFNSRLEAIGLIALTIALFTIYVLWTLVSFRYHCQLYSEWRRTNQKVRLMIPDSRHPHPVPHSLLSAKLLKKKADETTV is encoded by the exons ATGACCACCGGCGACTGCTGCCACCTCCCCGGCTCGCTGTGCGACTGCCCGGGCGGCGCCGCCTTGTCCAAGTCGGTGGAAGATGCAGACCTTGGGCGGCCCCAGTACATCACCCAAGTCACGGCCAAGGACGGCCGGCTGCTCTCAACTGTCATCAAAGCCCTGGGGACGCAGAG cGATGGCCCCATCTGTCGGATCTGCCACGAGGGTGGAAGCGGGGAGGGCCTCCTCTCGCCCTGCGACTGCACCGGCACCCTGGGGGCCGTGCACAAGAGCTGCCTGGAGAAGTGGCTCTCCTCCTCCAACACGAGCTACTGCGAGCTCTGCCACACGGAGTTCGTCGTGGAGCGGAGGCCCCGGCCCCTGACGGAG TGGCTGAAGGACCCCGGGCCTCGCAACGAGAAGCGGACGCTCTTCTGCGACATGGtgtgtttcctcttcatcaccccgCTGGCCGCCATCTCGGGCTGGCTCTGCCTCCGGGGCGCTCAGGATCACCTGCAGTTCAACAGCCGCCTGGAGGCCATCGGCCTGATCGCCCTGACCATAGCACTTTTCACAATCTATGTCCTCTGGACGCTG GTGTCATTCCGTTACCACTGTCAGCTGTACTCAGAGTGGCGAAGGACCAATCAGAAAGTCCGCTTGATGATCCCGGACTCCCGGCACCCGCACCCCGTCCCGCACTCCCTGCTCTCCGCCAAGCTCCTCAAGAAGAAGGCCGACGAGACGACGGTATGA
- the MARCHF2 gene encoding E3 ubiquitin-protein ligase MARCHF2 isoform X1 translates to MTTGDCCHLPGSLCDCPGGAALSKSVEDADLGRPQYITQVTAKDGRLLSTVIKALGTQSDGPICRICHEGGSGEGLLSPCDCTGTLGAVHKSCLEKWLSSSNTSYCELCHTEFVVERRPRPLTEWLKDPGPRNEKRTLFCDMVCFLFITPLAAISGWLCLRGAQDHLQFNSRLEAIGLIALTIALFTIYVLWTLVSFRYHCQLYSEWRRTNQKVRLMIPDSRHPHPVPHSLLSAKLLKKKADETTRVPCV, encoded by the exons ATGACCACCGGCGACTGCTGCCACCTCCCCGGCTCGCTGTGCGACTGCCCGGGCGGCGCCGCCTTGTCCAAGTCGGTGGAAGATGCAGACCTTGGGCGGCCCCAGTACATCACCCAAGTCACGGCCAAGGACGGCCGGCTGCTCTCAACTGTCATCAAAGCCCTGGGGACGCAGAG cGATGGCCCCATCTGTCGGATCTGCCACGAGGGTGGAAGCGGGGAGGGCCTCCTCTCGCCCTGCGACTGCACCGGCACCCTGGGGGCCGTGCACAAGAGCTGCCTGGAGAAGTGGCTCTCCTCCTCCAACACGAGCTACTGCGAGCTCTGCCACACGGAGTTCGTCGTGGAGCGGAGGCCCCGGCCCCTGACGGAG TGGCTGAAGGACCCCGGGCCTCGCAACGAGAAGCGGACGCTCTTCTGCGACATGGtgtgtttcctcttcatcaccccgCTGGCCGCCATCTCGGGCTGGCTCTGCCTCCGGGGCGCTCAGGATCACCTGCAGTTCAACAGCCGCCTGGAGGCCATCGGCCTGATCGCCCTGACCATAGCACTTTTCACAATCTATGTCCTCTGGACGCTG GTGTCATTCCGTTACCACTGTCAGCTGTACTCAGAGTGGCGAAGGACCAATCAGAAAGTCCGCTTGATGATCCCGGACTCCCGGCACCCGCACCCCGTCCCGCACTCCCTGCTCTCCGCCAAGCTCCTCAAGAAGAAGGCCGACGAGACGACG AGGGTTCCGTGCGTTTGA